The following coding sequences lie in one Danio rerio strain Tuebingen ecotype United States chromosome 25, GRCz12tu, whole genome shotgun sequence genomic window:
- the ifitm5 gene encoding interferon-induced transmembrane protein 5, giving the protein MDNATYSYVNDCTPLTNCKAGRKAGGSTVVNMSHAGKKPPNDYLVWSLCNTLYVNFCCLGFMALIYSIKARDQKTLGDMRAAQECSDKAKWYNILASGWNLLIPLLVLGLLVLLLVHLGSSEGTFDFFGEDGFQSFMKLFSR; this is encoded by the exons ATGGATAACGCCACGTACAGCTACGTGAACGACTGCACTCCGCTCACCAACTGTAAGGCCGGCCGTAAGGCTGGGGGCTCCACGGTGGTCAACATGAGCCATGCGGGCAAGAAGCCACCAAATGACTACCTGGTCTGGTCACTCTGCAACACTCTTTACGTCAACTTCTGCTGCCTGGGCTTCATGGCTCTGATCTACTCCATCAAG GCTCGAGATCAGAAGACCCTGGGTGACATGCGTGCAGCGCAGGAATGCTCAGACAAGGCCAAGTGGTACAACATTCTTGCTTCGGGCTGGAACCTCTTGATTCCGCTGCTGGTGTTGGGTCTGCTGGTCCTGCTTCTGGTGCATCTGGGAAGCTCAGAGGGAACATTTGATTTCTTCGGTGAGGATGGATTCCAGAGCTTCATGAAGCTCTTCAGCAGGTAG